Part of the Pseudoliparis swirei isolate HS2019 ecotype Mariana Trench chromosome 18, NWPU_hadal_v1, whole genome shotgun sequence genome is shown below.
ggcacttcatccggtaggaagaaactttcactccgaccaaagaaaagagttcgcccaaatatggccacggacgttgatcttggtcaccgtggttgttcgagtagcttccattgctgctccacatgaaatgagtcgtatctgtagccgctcgctcgctagcatcctgggcatcactgggaagagaaacacgcggcaaggaccactgaaccccaacctggtgctcgtgctgcgttcaggtgcgctgcggcgtgttccacaacagtccccgatgtgctgcgttcaggtgcgctgcggtgtgttccacaacagtccccgatgtttctcatgattatttttttccgtagtaacgagtaacgatactgtttcaggggaaatgtatcggagtaaaagtacaagttttcattgcaaaatgtagtgaagtaaatgtaaaagtaaacagaaatataagtagtaaaataaagtacagatacccaaaaaaactacttaagtaaagtaacgaagtacttctacttcgttactatacaccactgcacaTAGTGCTCCAATCAGGAAGAATAAGTGAAACCCCCCTGTGTTGGGTTATCATGGGCACACACAGTAGGGATGAGTCGGATAATAACTGGTTTATTTATGCTTCATTCATGATTTCTTGGAGTTCATAATTTTCGGCTTTTCAATGCAGACCTTTTGAGAGCTGAGGAAGTCTTATTTTTGCCAAGTGGTCAAACTGATTTGCTGCCTGACCGCTTTATGGTTTGCCCGTGGAAGTGATTTAGTGCTTGCTCCTTCACTAAATAACCGAACCGCAGATTGACAGATTACGTGGAACTCACCCTCTGCTGCAGAGATATGAAGCGCTGTTCGAGAATCATAGTCCTTCAGGTCCATGTCCATGGACGACAGAGCGAACCTGAAGGAATGAATAAAagcacaaatacacattttagaTTTATTCTACATGCAAGTACAAATATGATAGACAGATGCATTATCAccaaagaaatacagaaattacCCTTCACATGTGGATAATAAATGCCAAGCAGCATTGAAGTAGTTAACTCCACTTTATGTTCGATATTCATTAAATCTGAGTGTTTTCTGGCACCCACGCCGGGTGTTAACATTATGAAGGCCATCTGCTATACGGGACAGACAATAAACAGGTTGGCTGGGGATGTACCTTCTCAGGGCAGACACGTCCCCACTGTAGGCGGCGAACATCAAATTAAAAACTGACTTGTTCTGCAAATACAAGGGGgaagaaatataaaacacagagaaacaaaaacacattcaacaCACGAGCAAGATCAAACTGACAAAGCAACAAACCCTGTCATCTCCATCCGGTCGGCGAGGATCCTGCTTCTTTACAAAGTGCCTCAGGTTGTCATAATTGTGGAAATTGAAGACTGAAACGAGCTCCTGAGGGTGGTAATACACAGTATAATGGTGAGAGGAGGAAAACGCTGGAGGACTTGTGTATCAATGTATGCTTTCAGACAAAGAAAACTAGAATGCAAATTAAACCTGCTCTTTTTTTTAGAACAAGGCTTCTGAGGCCACTGGAATGATTTTATGTCATCATGCTCTAGTAATCAGTACCACAATTAGTTTTCTGTAAGGCAGCTATAGAGTTTACATCTCCACGGTATTGACTGTTGGACCTAAACTTTTCAAGATTCTGGTTTTGGTCGAACAAACTTTAATTGGTTTGTCTAACGAAGCAAGTTAAAGCCGCTTTGTGTAAGATTTTAAATGTTTCGCTTCAATAGAGTGAAAAAACAACAGCGCAGGAGACAGTAATGACAAAAGAATATGCCCTCAAAATGATTTGATGCTATAATCCAATAAACATTATGGACATTGTGGCTTTACTTAAGCATCTTCTCCTCTGCCGGGAACAGTCCAAATGCAAAACCTTTGTCCAACCTGACAGAAGTGAATTCCCCGGACGCTGTTTCCAACTCTGTCCAGAGGAGGAGACCAACACAACACTCCCATCACGTTCGGGATCACCAGCAGTATGGCACCGGACACCCCGGATTTGGCCGGCAAGCCCACCTGGCAGATGAGAGGAGTGGGATTTGTTTCAGGTCAACAAATGACAAAGCTTTTCCTTCACAGTTTTCACCCTGATTCATctgtttatttctgtttttgcCAGAGAGCCGGTACACTCACTTCCTCCCGGGACTCACATGAAAAGCCATCTGGCCAGAGAAGTCGTACATGCCACACGAGTGCATGAGACTCAAAGTGTTCCGCACCGCCTCCGCACTCAGGACAAGCTCGCCTGTGATTGGACAGATCCCCCCGTTGGCCAGAGTGGCAGCCATGACGCTTGCGGATTCACAGGTCACCTCGATGGAGCAAAGCTGAGGCCAAAAGGAGGACCAGGTCATGGTCAACACCATTGGGTCTTTTTTCACAACAGCTAAATCAATATAAAGCTCCACAAGATTATTGATGAAATGATTCTTCATGAAAAGCGCCACTCGATGGTAGAGCGTGTTTACCTGGAAGTAGAAGTCCAGGGAATCGATCATATCAGCTCCCGGAGGAAAACACTGGTGAAGGAAATATGATCATAGTGACTATGTGAATTATGCCGGCCTAGCAATCTTCAGATGTACTATGATAATAAAGAATATCTTGGTCTCGTCATAAGGTTATCTTTTAGACTGGCTCCTCAAGCGGGGTCAAAAGGTCGTGGATATGCCTCGAGCATGATAAAGGCCATCGAGAAGAAATCTCAGTTGGGCTCAATGATTGTTTGTTTTGGAAATTGATGACGGAAGCAAAcacggatagatggatggaaggTACATTTTTTGtcatgcaaaataaaaataacaaattagaAATAGATGTATTGCAGTGGATAACAGAAGTGTTGGTTTGACTAACCTTTCAaactaaatatgaataaaatcaaaatcttggtagaaaatgtgtttttaccaGACAACAAGCTGGCTTTTCAAAATATTGAAATTAAACCATAAGCTTTACATGCAGAGCTGAAACAATTATTCCATTTGGTATTCAGCTTTTGCGAAGGCAAATATGTGGCATTTTGAATGCCACGTATTTCAGCATTCGGGAACTgaccttcttctctttcatgtAGTATCCAATGGCAAAATTTCTGTTGGCCGTTTCTTTTTCTGACTGGAACctgacacagagaggaggagaggtcaatacAGAAACATCAATAATGCAATAGACGCAACACAGTCTTTCAACTTAGGTGTCCTGAAAAAAGATATTATAACTTCAAATGTATTTGTCAGGGCACTCACATGGCATTGCTGAATCCCACATACTCCTGGCCAGCcatctttttcacaaactccaTAACCTGGGCGAGCAAAGACAATATTTTACGAGTGCTGCAGCATCTCTGACGAATGACACGACCCCTAGTTTTATATTCGTGGGGCTAACGGAGGCGAGACACTCTACTTACATAGTCAAACTTCTCTGCCTTATTTGAATGAGGCTGAAAAACAAAGCGAGAGTTATTTGTATGTTTTGATTGTAATGGCCACATTCATGAACACTGAACTTGACTGATGACTTTGGTACTACAGTAATCATAACACTGTGGTGTGAAACAATACATGACTGTATCACTGATTGCAtaatttattactttatttatcaGTGGGTAAAGTACAAGATCAAAGATAGGCAGTGGTCATAAATCACAGAGCTCAGGGAGAGTTCAGGGATTATTTCACAAAACATGACTGCAGACGACGACATAAACCTGTATTTTTCGGATTTAAATCTGCAAGACAAGCTTTGAATATGTTAATAAAAAGCAGTTATATGCTGTCAATAAGATAAGAGTTCTCAAAAAAGGATTACAAAATTCCTactcatatctatatatataaataatataatatatatatacacatatatatatataaataaatatataaaataatatatatatttttaatcaaaGACATTTGATGACTGATtttgggaaaataaaaaaaggaatcaGTTGCAAAAATCGAATGCTTGTGTGACAAAGTCCAAGTTAGTAAACTGTTCTGTGTGTCTCGCAGCAGGCCGTATGTCCATCTGTTTACCTTGATAAGAGAGCTGATCAATATGGCTCCAGCGTTCACCATGGGGTTGTGGGGCTTATCTGGGACATAAGACAGAACGTTAATGAGGGCTCCTATACAAAATACATAAGTAAGAAGTTAAATATTTACTGAGAGCATAGCATGTATATAAGATGTGGACAGAGTCACCGTTATGTCACTCATTTGTGGACTATGGTTCTGAAGCCATTTTGTTTTCGCCACCAGAAGTGAAACAAGAGGGTGAAAGCAAATACAACCTGATGCTGATTAAAAAATTTGTAGGCAACCAAGATCCTAAAATGTACCTTTcgtgaactgaaaacacaccgtgAAAGGATTAAAGCTGTAAGACCATAACGACCTGTCAAGcacaaggtagccacgccctaaagcataGCCTGATGTATTGTCTAATGTTCTCTAAATTGGATCATAATTTATTCAATGAACATGATTctgcattgaagaagacttgaaactataccgattaagaccataaacacacatttacagtttttacttaggtaataaatcaagtgagaagtatgATCACTTCCTCATAGACTTCCATACATTTTGACAAATTTtcgcaaccagaggagtcgccccctgatggccaagAGAGAGGATGCATTTTTAGGGCACTTCCTCATTGGTTCACATTTCAGACCTTCACGTAGCCACTTGGCTCAGAGTCAAAgacataactagaacgggcactcggtagagcgcataccttcgcatatcacaagattgggcattgaattattaacattttagcattagttgcatgccaattggctataaattgaccgcgctatggtaaaaagaagattttgaccttttcctgaccttgacctttgacccgatcgatcccaaaatctaatcaaatggtccccgaataataaccaatcatcccaccaaatttcatgcgatgcaagaagatgttgaccttttgtattaccttgaccttgacctttgacccgatcgatccctaaatctaatcaaatggtccccggataataaccaatcatcccaccaaatttcatgcgattcggtttaatactttttgacttatgcgaatagcacgcacgcatacaaatacacggcgatcaaaacattaccttccgcattttcaatgcgaaggtaatgatccaATAAGAAAGTGATGAGGCCTGGCGCACCTTCATCATCAAGCGAGAGCATGTTGAACTTGAGTCCACTGGGCTCCATGCCGATGTAACGGTGAACCCGCTCTGTTCCCGTCTCATGGACGGCGATGGCGTACTGCAAGGGCTTCACACAGGACTGCAGGCAGAACGGCTGCTTGGTGTCGCCCACCGAGTGCCTGCGGGAGGACGACAGAAGGTTTCAACTCTCACTGCACATAAAAACAGAGCCTCTTTGACCCCACCGGGAAGATGGACTACATATTAATACTCAGTGCAGACACAGTTACGGTGCGAGTCGGCTCCTCCTCCGCAACGCTGGGGCACTTAAGTTGTTCGCTGTCTCGCGTGAGGTCATTTCAAAAAGGCACGAATAAGGAAGAGGGCGAGCACTATTTTGAGCTCTCTCGTCCAGAATTACCCCTCGCTTGTGATggttgcacgcacacacacacacacacacacacacacacacacacacacacacacacacacacacacacacacacacacacacacacacacacacacacacacacacacacacacacacacacacacacacacacacacacacacacacacacacacacacacacacacacagttgcatcAATATTACAGAACAAGAATAAGTTAATTCGTCCCATAATTAATAAACTATTCTGTTGAGATTGAAAGTCCATTcttaactcttcactttaaatacactcaaCGCTTAGTCAAACATTCTctcatttagtttatttgtttatcagaTTCAATTGTAAAGTTTTATCTTGAAATATTGAATGATGCCTTATATATTATTGCACTGTGTTTATTGTAACGCACCAATCACCAAGTCAAATTTGTGTGTGAAAATATACTTTGCAATAAAACCCTTCCGATTCTTAATCGGGGAAACAGTAGTCGACGATACAATCTCACCACAAGGTCCACTGAGTGGCTGATATTTAGCTTTCAATCATAACTCATGGTGGTCCTCAGCATTAGTCAAATCAATCGCAACGTTTAAGCCAATTAGGACGAGAAGTCTGATAACTGTCTATCGATGAAGATCATGTGATATAAAACAAGCTACAAGCGACATAAAAGCTACTAAATGGACGTTGTGGCGCCGATGTTTTCGTCAACAACTAATCTGTTATTCGTACCTCTGTCCGTCCACTGTACACAAAGACACCCCCCACAGTTCTGGACTAAATTTAGCGAGTTGGGGGATGTAGTCTGCCACCTGAAGTCAGAAAACACAAGAGAAGCACAGTAAGAGTTCAATTGCACAGTTTAAGATTTTAAATAAAGAGTCACAACAGTTATTGTGTATGAGCAGAAAGTTGAAGTGagtaaatgaataaaaagtcagttaaaaaaaaaaagttagtaATGCCGTTCATCTTTAGGATTTTCATGCAGGCAAATATTTAGAAGGCAGTATGAATTTAAAGAAAGCCGTCTACTTCACACTAGGTGACCCACATGAAACATGTGTGTCAGGCTTAAACAACACTCTACACTCCTTGTGTTAGTCACTACAATaaggaacaaacaaacaaatgcaaacctTCCCATTACGTTGGGTTTGAACCGTGTCGTAGatctcatttattttttgtgcaAACACGTCAAACTCCGGGATGACAAATTTCTTTCTGAAGGCCTGGATCAGCAGGACGATGTTCCCACCAACACATcttaggaaaaaaagaaaaaaaaacataactcaGGAGCAACTCACTGAAAATGAAATAGATACTTT
Proteins encoded:
- the gls2b gene encoding glutaminase 2b; its protein translation is MQRLRALRLSSSVQLIVKHTDSFRKVFVIQPACCLTTKSTTTSQKPPTTRLDHFHVKTNIHSNSASSGVEDLLFYTITDGKEQVPISYFTSALKKTGLHPSDPRLKDCMDELRHAVNESVSEVMMDRDLFHRCVGGNIVLLIQAFRKKFVIPEFDVFAQKINEIYDTVQTQRNGKVADYIPQLAKFSPELWGVSLCTVDGQRHSVGDTKQPFCLQSCVKPLQYAIAVHETGTERVHRYIGMEPSGLKFNMLSLDDEDKPHNPMVNAGAILISSLIKPHSNKAEKFDYVMEFVKKMAGQEYVGFSNAMFQSEKETANRNFAIGYYMKEKKCFPPGADMIDSLDFYFQLCSIEVTCESASVMAATLANGGICPITGELVLSAEAVRNTLSLMHSCGMYDFSGQMAFHVGLPAKSGVSGAILLVIPNVMGVLCWSPPLDRVGNSVRGIHFCQELVSVFNFHNYDNLRHFVKKQDPRRPDGDDRNKSVFNLMFAAYSGDVSALRRFALSSMDMDLKDYDSRTALHISAAEGHKDVVTFLTEICKVDPFVEDRWGNLPVDDAMQFRHEEVVKVLKDYQQVYRQQEAQHPEAERPPILNTIESIV